From Daucus carota subsp. sativus chromosome 6, DH1 v3.0, whole genome shotgun sequence, the proteins below share one genomic window:
- the LOC108226669 gene encoding transcription factor bHLH115, which yields MKSCSTMDIDPTDACSNWLFDYGLVEDISTVPFPPSPTIAFSWPINSSSIACTEIDCSPGDFEGIKEAASRKRLRSDGCNPASGSKACREKLRRDRLNERFMELASILEPGRPAKTDKTAILSDAVRMVTQLQSEARKLKESNEELQEKIKELKAEKNELRDEKQRIKMDKEKLEQLVKSFGTQPGFLPHPSTLGASFSPQGQAADNKLMPFVGYPGLAMWQFMPPAVVDTSQDHVLRPPVA from the exons ATGAAGTCTTGTTCCACAATGGATATTGATCCAACGGATGCTTGCTCAAACTGGCTCTTTGATTATGGATTGGTTGAAGATATCTCCACCGTTCCGTTTCCGCCGTCCCCGACCATTGCGTTTAGCTGGCCGATCAATTCTTCCTCTATTGCATG TACTGAGATTGACTGCTCACCTGGGGATTTTGAAGGGATCAAGGAAGCAGCTTCACGAAAGCG GCTCAGGTCAGATGGTTGCAATCCGGCATCTGGCTCCAAAGCATGTCGTGAGAAATTGCGAAGAGACAGACTGAATGAGAG GTTCATGGAATTGGCTTCCATACTGGAGCCTGGAAGGCCAGCCAAAACTGACAAGACTGCTATCCTAAGCGATGCTGTCCGGATGGTGACACAGCTACAAAGTGAAGCCAGGAAGCTTAAAGAATCAAATGAGGAATTGCAGGAGAAGATTAAAGAATTAAAG GCTGAAAAGAATGAGCTTCGTGATGAGAAACAGAGGATAAAGATGGATAAAGAGAAGCTGGAGCAGCTTGTCAAATCCTTTGGTACACAACCAGGCTTTTTGCCCCACCCCTCCACTTTGGGGGCTTCATTCTCTCCTCAAGGACAAGCTGCTGATAACAAATTGATGCCTTTTGTTGGATACCCTGGCCTTGCTATGTGGCAATTTATGCCGCCTGCTGTAGTTGACACATCACAGGATCATGTGCTCCGTCCACCAGTTGCTTAA
- the LOC108225590 gene encoding uclacyanin 1 has protein sequence MSMVRTLVLCLAAAAMIVNSVIATTTFTVGGSTGGWDTATNLQAWSSSQAFSVGDSLIFQYTPNHNVLEVSKEDYDACQSSNPIQVYPSGATPISLTSPGSRYFICGAGGHCSLGMKVEIVTLAASAPLPALSPDITAQPSDPSTSPAAFFPSPTETPTSQQPANTGPTAIPSFPLTGSPQSFDPANALSTQPPPFSAAKVRTTSSIGFAILMLVSLFL, from the exons ATGTCGATGGTAAGAACACTAGTATTGTGCTTGGCTGCAGCAGCCATGATCGTTAACTCAGTTATCGCAACAACTACTTTCACTGTAGGAGGTTCAACAGGGGGGTGGGATACTGCCACCAACTTACAAGCGTGGTCATCATCCCAGGCATTTTCAGTCGGAGACAGTCTGA TTTTTCAGTACACACCAAATCACAATGTTCTGGAAGTTTCAAAGGAGGACTATGATGCCTGCCAGAGTAGTAATCCAATCCAGGTGTATCCGAGTGGTGCCACGCCCATCTCTCTCACTTCTCCAGGGAGCCGATACTTCATTTGTGGAGCAGGTGGACACTGCAGCTTAGGAATGAAAGTTGAGATTGTAACACTTGCAGCATCAGCCCCATTACCTGCTTTATCGCCAGACATCACCGCTCAGCCTTCTGATCCCTCAACCTCCCCTGCTGCTTTCTTCCCCTCGCCTACAGAAACGCCAACATCTCAACAACCAGCTAACACAGGTCCTACAGCAATTCCTAGTTTTCCTCTAACAGGGTCTCCGCAGAGCTTTGATCCAGCCAACGCACTGTCTACCCAACCTCCACCATTTTCAGCTGCTAAAGTGAGGACTACTTCATCTATTGGCTTTGCTATTCTCATGCTGGTGTCATTGTTTCTCTAA
- the LOC108225589 gene encoding uncharacterized protein LOC108225589 — MQFLHESPKSRKFNGLRGLILISASIFITYLVVSSVLVPNSNSKPLHFSVSLQDVSSPTSLDHIVFGVASNNMSWPRRRDYVRLWWKRKKMRGCVFINSNVTLLDQGNEDDSFPPMCISGDTSHFRYTYRGGLRSAIRVARVVSETVALNYTNVRWFVFGDDDTVFFPENLVKVLSKYDHNLWYYIGSHSESYTQNKFFSFEMAYGGGGFAISYPLAKVLANNFDSCMDRYPYLYGSDGRISSCLAELGVSLTKEPGFHQLDMRGDIFGLLAAHPLAPLLSLHHLDILDPIFPNMTSKKALGHLYEAAKYDPHRIMQQTVCYDRWFSWTVSVSWGYAVQVYARHVPLPYMLRAEKTFKPFKKGNHLNYYFNLDVRDYEENQCRRPAVFFMNRVFSEGSEIQSENIDGIRSIYRRLTPDNCTRDLGSPRKLEEIRVFSQKLNPSLAQLIAPRRQCCDVLPSTGGELMEIAIRECREEEMTYLHL, encoded by the exons ATGCAGTTCCTTCATGAATCACCCAAGTCTCGTAAATTTAATGGCCTTAGAGGCTTGATCTTAATCTCAGCCTCGATATTTATTACATATCTCGTTGTTTCATCAGTCCTTGTCCCGAACTCAAACTCCAAGCCCCTGCATTTCTCTGTTTCTTTGCAGGATGTTTCTTCGCCAACCTCTCTTGATCATATTGTTTTCGGAGTTGCATCGAATAACATGTCGTGGCCGCGCCGCAGAGATTACGTTCGTCTGTGGTGGAAGCGGAAGAAAATGCGAGGATGTGTGTTCATTAATTCCAATGTAACTTTATTAGATCAAGGCAATGAGGATGATTCCTTCCCTCCTATGTGCATTTCAGGGGACACTAGTCATTTTAGGTACACGTACAGAGGAGGACTCCGGTCTGCTATACGCGTGGCGCGGGTCGTGTCTGAGACTGTCGCCCTTAATTATACGAATGTCAGGTGGTTTGTGTTTGGAGACGACGACACTGTGTTTTTTCCTGAGAATTTGGTGAAAGTCCTGTCCAAGTATGATCATAATTTATGGTACTATATTGGGAGTCATTCGGAGAGCTATACACAGAACAAGTTCTTCTCTTTCGAAATGGCTTATGGAGGAGGTGGATTCGCGATCAGCTATCCCCTGGCAAAAGTATTAGCCAACAATTTTGATTCGTGTATGGACAGATATCCCTATCTTTATGGCAGCGACGGTAGGATCTCTTCTTGTTTAGCCGAGCTCGGAGTATCCTTAACAAAAGAGCCAGGTTTTCATCAG CTGGATATGAGGGGAGATATATTTGGATTGTTAGCTGCACATCCATTAGCACCCTTATTATCACTCCATCATTTGGATATTTTGGATCCAATTTTTCCCAACATGACATCGAAAAAGGCACTGGGACATCTATATGAAGCTGCAAAGTATGATCCTCACAGGATCATGCAGCAAACAGTGTGTTACGACAGATGGTTTTCATGGACAGTTTCGGTGTCTTGGGGCTATGCAGTTCAAGTGTACGCGAGGCATGTTCCTTTACCTTACATGCTTCGTGCAGAGAAGACGTTCAAGCCTTTTAAGAAGGGAAATCATTTGAACTATTATTTTAACCTTGATGTAAGAGATTATGAGGAGAATCAGTGTCGAAGACCAGCTGTTTTCTTCATGAATCGGGTGTTTTCTGAAGGGAGTGAAATACAGAGTGAGAACATTGATGGAATACGGAGTATTTACAGGAGACTGACACCTGATAACTGCACTCGAGACCTTGGTTCGCCTCGCAAACTGGAAGAGATTAGAGTGTTCTCCCAGAAACTTAATCCCAGCCTTGCCCAG TTAATTGCACCAAGAAGGCAATGCTGCGATGTATTGCCTTCCACAGGCGGTGAACTGATGGAAATTGCCATTAGAGAATGCAGAGAAGAAGAAATGACTTACCTGCATTTATAG
- the LOC108227758 gene encoding cyclin-U1-1 → MLASDEDSQQHSRLEPSSTPRVLTILAFVLEKLVVRNDRLVDGVSREQGKSLDVFHGARPPNISIIKYMERIYKYTNCSPSCFVVGYVYIDRLLHKYPHSLVVSLNVHRLLVTAVMLAAKMLDDVHYNNAFYARVGGVSNVELNRLEIDLLFLLNFEMTVHSRVFESYCQQLEKEMLLNSTTLKIERPMISNAIDDVTEISMEDMPSSSPPQLVD, encoded by the exons ATGTTGGCAAGTGACGAGGATTCCCAGCAACATTCGAGGCTGGAGCCGAGCAGCACGCCCAGAGTGCTGACCATCCTGGCTTTTGTGTTGGAGAAGCTTGTGGTTCGAAATGATAGGCTCGTGGATGGGGTGAGCCGCGAGCAGGGGAAGAGCTTGGACGTGTTTCATGGGGCGAGGCCACCCAATATTAGTATTATCAAGTACATGGAGAGGATTTATAAGTATACCAATTGTAGTCCGTCTTGTTTCGTGGTGGGATATGTTTACATTGACAGGCTGCTTCATAAGTATCCTCATTCCCTTGTGGTATCGCTCAATGTTCATCGATTGCTTGTCACCGCTGTCATGCTTGCTGCTAAGATGCTCGATGATGT GCACTATAATAATGCATTCTATGCTCGTGTGGGAGGTGTGAGCAATGTGGAACTCAACAGGCTCGAAATAGACTTGCTTTTCTTGTTGAATTTTGAAATGACGGTTCATTCTCGGGTTTTCGAGAGCTACTGCCAACAGCTGGAGAAGGAGATGTTGCTAAATAGCACAACACTTAAGATCGAAAGGCCAATGATAAGCAATGCTATTGATGATGTTACTGAGATATCTATGGAAGATATGCCAAGTTCTTCACCGCCCCAATTAGTGGACTGA
- the LOC108227757 gene encoding zinc finger CCCH domain-containing protein 13 isoform X3 produces MVETKQLKTKPCLMFRKGRCSRHNCSFAHGEAELRRFSRSFNGRQDYGVADLREKIGRRRSPIHRNSPGRDARVDSRVSQGYTTPRLYGKSSDREHRRRQFDVRNDSGRNLRISDSIEDKANDRKVLSSNSKGNSDEQLNHVRREIQILEDHKTRLKMFLEEKDQAVDTLNSRIQELEMQLFKEKDDCERIISATKKFIKAHNRHTRLQKELSRSEARLQKLGDQLGSDVVEPGPIEEDTRINIVSDGDPIANRVVSPQIEVQNLASSSKKRQRSLITEGEGQLKQAATVAEEGSKRKAMRSEKHLRSDVHHDHLYGNKEPTVDGNDGRRPVTAEAHNRQGKKMPSYISSEVKDSEPGLLFPSTSMAANVVDEVVDIETDGNLDEENFSDKIEQGVADEVHRFPFQLPPPPPLPRKFYLQDLGENENVAVDVDGPEEMVDVDII; encoded by the exons ATGGTGGAAACCAAGCAATTAAAGACAAAGCCATGCCTTATGTTCCGAAAAGGTCGCTGTTCCCGTCACAATTGCTCTTTTGCCCACGGCGAGGCTGAACTACGTCGGTTTTCCAGATCATTCAACG GTAGACAGGACTATGGAGTTGCTGACTTAAGAGAGAAGATTGGGAGAAGGCGTTCACCAATACATAGAAATTCACCAGGCAGAGACGCAAGAGTAGATTCAAGAGTGTCTCAAG GATATACTACACCTCGATTATATGGGAAATCAAG TGACAGGGAACACAGGAGACGGCAGTTTGATGTCCGGAATGATAGTGGTAGAAATTTGAGAATATCAGACAGTATCGAAGATAAAGCCAATGACAGGAAGGTCTTATCTTCAAATTCTAAAGGGAATTCTGATGAGCAG TTGAACCATGTAAGACGTGAAATTCAAATCCTGGAAGACCACAAGACTAGGCTTAAG ATGTTCCTGGAAGAAAAGGACCAAGCAGTAGATACTCTAAATTCTAGAATTCAAGAACTAGAAATGCAACTGTTCAAAGAGAAAGATGACTGCGAAAG GATCATATCAGCGACTAAGAAGTTCATTAAAGCACATAATCGCCACACTCGTTTACAGAAAGAACTTTCGAG GTCAGAAGCAAGGCTGCAGAAGCTTGGGGACCAACTAGGCTCAGATGTGGTTGAACCTGGTCCCATTGAAGAGGACACAAGGATCAATATTGTAAGTGACGGAGACCCCATAGCTAATCGAGTGGTGAGTCCTCAGATTGAGGTGCAAAACCTTGCTTCCTCAAGCAAGAAAAGGCAGCGGAGTCTGATTACTGAAGGGGAAGGGCAACTAAAGCAAG CAGCAACTGTAGCAGAAGAAGGAAGTAAGCGGAAAGCAATGAGATCAGAGAAACATTTGCGTTCTGATGTGCATCATGATCATCTTTACGGTAACAAGGAACCTACTGTAGATGGAAATGATGGCCGGAGACCTGTGACGGCTGAAGCCCATAATAGACAGGGGAAAAAGATGCCTTCTTATATTTCTTCAGAGGTTAAG GATTCTGAACCCGGCCTTCTATTCCCCTCAACTAGCATGGCTGCTAATGTAGTGGATGAAGTTGTTGACATTGAAACTGATGGAAATCTTGACGAGGAAAACTTTTCTGACAAAATCGAACAGGGAGTTGCAGATGAGGTTCATAGGTTTCCGTTTCAACTGCCACCACCACCTCCTCTACCTCGGAAATTCTACTTACAG GATCTTGGGGAAAATGAGAATGTAGCCGTTGATGTTGATGGTCCTGAAGAGATGGTGGATGTTGACATTATCTAA
- the LOC108227757 gene encoding zinc finger CCCH domain-containing protein 13 isoform X4 produces the protein MVETKQLKTKPCLMFRKGRCSRHNCSFAHGEAELRRFSRSFNGRQDYGVADLREKIGRRRSPIHRNSPGRDARVDSRVSQGYTTPRLYGKSREHRRRQFDVRNDSGRNLRISDSIEDKANDRKVLSSNSKGNSDEQLNHVRREIQILEDHKTRLKMFLEEKDQAVDTLNSRIQELEMQLFKEKDDCERIISATKKFIKAHNRHTRLQKELSRSEARLQKLGDQLGSDVVEPGPIEEDTRINIVSDGDPIANRVVSPQIEVQNLASSSKKRQRSLITEGEGQLKQAATVAEEGSKRKAMRSEKHLRSDVHHDHLYGNKEPTVDGNDGRRPVTAEAHNRQGKKMPSYISSEVKVKDSEPGLLFPSTSMAANVVDEVVDIETDGNLDEENFSDKIEQGVADEVHRFPFQLPPPPPLPRKFYLQDLGENENVAVDVDGPEEMVDVDII, from the exons ATGGTGGAAACCAAGCAATTAAAGACAAAGCCATGCCTTATGTTCCGAAAAGGTCGCTGTTCCCGTCACAATTGCTCTTTTGCCCACGGCGAGGCTGAACTACGTCGGTTTTCCAGATCATTCAACG GTAGACAGGACTATGGAGTTGCTGACTTAAGAGAGAAGATTGGGAGAAGGCGTTCACCAATACATAGAAATTCACCAGGCAGAGACGCAAGAGTAGATTCAAGAGTGTCTCAAG GATATACTACACCTCGATTATATGGGAAATCAAG GGAACACAGGAGACGGCAGTTTGATGTCCGGAATGATAGTGGTAGAAATTTGAGAATATCAGACAGTATCGAAGATAAAGCCAATGACAGGAAGGTCTTATCTTCAAATTCTAAAGGGAATTCTGATGAGCAG TTGAACCATGTAAGACGTGAAATTCAAATCCTGGAAGACCACAAGACTAGGCTTAAG ATGTTCCTGGAAGAAAAGGACCAAGCAGTAGATACTCTAAATTCTAGAATTCAAGAACTAGAAATGCAACTGTTCAAAGAGAAAGATGACTGCGAAAG GATCATATCAGCGACTAAGAAGTTCATTAAAGCACATAATCGCCACACTCGTTTACAGAAAGAACTTTCGAG GTCAGAAGCAAGGCTGCAGAAGCTTGGGGACCAACTAGGCTCAGATGTGGTTGAACCTGGTCCCATTGAAGAGGACACAAGGATCAATATTGTAAGTGACGGAGACCCCATAGCTAATCGAGTGGTGAGTCCTCAGATTGAGGTGCAAAACCTTGCTTCCTCAAGCAAGAAAAGGCAGCGGAGTCTGATTACTGAAGGGGAAGGGCAACTAAAGCAAG CAGCAACTGTAGCAGAAGAAGGAAGTAAGCGGAAAGCAATGAGATCAGAGAAACATTTGCGTTCTGATGTGCATCATGATCATCTTTACGGTAACAAGGAACCTACTGTAGATGGAAATGATGGCCGGAGACCTGTGACGGCTGAAGCCCATAATAGACAGGGGAAAAAGATGCCTTCTTATATTTCTTCAGAGGTTAAG GTTAAGGATTCTGAACCCGGCCTTCTATTCCCCTCAACTAGCATGGCTGCTAATGTAGTGGATGAAGTTGTTGACATTGAAACTGATGGAAATCTTGACGAGGAAAACTTTTCTGACAAAATCGAACAGGGAGTTGCAGATGAGGTTCATAGGTTTCCGTTTCAACTGCCACCACCACCTCCTCTACCTCGGAAATTCTACTTACAG GATCTTGGGGAAAATGAGAATGTAGCCGTTGATGTTGATGGTCCTGAAGAGATGGTGGATGTTGACATTATCTAA
- the LOC108227757 gene encoding zinc finger CCCH domain-containing protein 13 isoform X2 gives MVETKQLKTKPCLMFRKGRCSRHNCSFAHGEAELRRFSRSFNGRQDYGVADLREKIGRRRSPIHRNSPGRDARVDSRVSQGYTTPRLYGKSSDREHRRRQFDVRNDSGRNLRISDSIEDKANDRKVLSSNSKGNSDEQLNHVRREIQILEDHKTRLKMFLEEKDQAVDTLNSRIQELEMQLFKEKDDCERIISATKKFIKAHNRHTRLQKELSRSEARLQKLGDQLGSDVVEPGPIEEDTRINIVSDGDPIANRVVSPQIEVQNLASSSKKRQRSLITEGEGQLKQATVAEEGSKRKAMRSEKHLRSDVHHDHLYGNKEPTVDGNDGRRPVTAEAHNRQGKKMPSYISSEVKVKDSEPGLLFPSTSMAANVVDEVVDIETDGNLDEENFSDKIEQGVADEVHRFPFQLPPPPPLPRKFYLQDLGENENVAVDVDGPEEMVDVDII, from the exons ATGGTGGAAACCAAGCAATTAAAGACAAAGCCATGCCTTATGTTCCGAAAAGGTCGCTGTTCCCGTCACAATTGCTCTTTTGCCCACGGCGAGGCTGAACTACGTCGGTTTTCCAGATCATTCAACG GTAGACAGGACTATGGAGTTGCTGACTTAAGAGAGAAGATTGGGAGAAGGCGTTCACCAATACATAGAAATTCACCAGGCAGAGACGCAAGAGTAGATTCAAGAGTGTCTCAAG GATATACTACACCTCGATTATATGGGAAATCAAG TGACAGGGAACACAGGAGACGGCAGTTTGATGTCCGGAATGATAGTGGTAGAAATTTGAGAATATCAGACAGTATCGAAGATAAAGCCAATGACAGGAAGGTCTTATCTTCAAATTCTAAAGGGAATTCTGATGAGCAG TTGAACCATGTAAGACGTGAAATTCAAATCCTGGAAGACCACAAGACTAGGCTTAAG ATGTTCCTGGAAGAAAAGGACCAAGCAGTAGATACTCTAAATTCTAGAATTCAAGAACTAGAAATGCAACTGTTCAAAGAGAAAGATGACTGCGAAAG GATCATATCAGCGACTAAGAAGTTCATTAAAGCACATAATCGCCACACTCGTTTACAGAAAGAACTTTCGAG GTCAGAAGCAAGGCTGCAGAAGCTTGGGGACCAACTAGGCTCAGATGTGGTTGAACCTGGTCCCATTGAAGAGGACACAAGGATCAATATTGTAAGTGACGGAGACCCCATAGCTAATCGAGTGGTGAGTCCTCAGATTGAGGTGCAAAACCTTGCTTCCTCAAGCAAGAAAAGGCAGCGGAGTCTGATTACTGAAGGGGAAGGGCAACTAAAGCAAG CAACTGTAGCAGAAGAAGGAAGTAAGCGGAAAGCAATGAGATCAGAGAAACATTTGCGTTCTGATGTGCATCATGATCATCTTTACGGTAACAAGGAACCTACTGTAGATGGAAATGATGGCCGGAGACCTGTGACGGCTGAAGCCCATAATAGACAGGGGAAAAAGATGCCTTCTTATATTTCTTCAGAGGTTAAG GTTAAGGATTCTGAACCCGGCCTTCTATTCCCCTCAACTAGCATGGCTGCTAATGTAGTGGATGAAGTTGTTGACATTGAAACTGATGGAAATCTTGACGAGGAAAACTTTTCTGACAAAATCGAACAGGGAGTTGCAGATGAGGTTCATAGGTTTCCGTTTCAACTGCCACCACCACCTCCTCTACCTCGGAAATTCTACTTACAG GATCTTGGGGAAAATGAGAATGTAGCCGTTGATGTTGATGGTCCTGAAGAGATGGTGGATGTTGACATTATCTAA
- the LOC108227757 gene encoding zinc finger CCCH domain-containing protein 13 isoform X1 has protein sequence MVETKQLKTKPCLMFRKGRCSRHNCSFAHGEAELRRFSRSFNGRQDYGVADLREKIGRRRSPIHRNSPGRDARVDSRVSQGYTTPRLYGKSSDREHRRRQFDVRNDSGRNLRISDSIEDKANDRKVLSSNSKGNSDEQLNHVRREIQILEDHKTRLKMFLEEKDQAVDTLNSRIQELEMQLFKEKDDCERIISATKKFIKAHNRHTRLQKELSRSEARLQKLGDQLGSDVVEPGPIEEDTRINIVSDGDPIANRVVSPQIEVQNLASSSKKRQRSLITEGEGQLKQAATVAEEGSKRKAMRSEKHLRSDVHHDHLYGNKEPTVDGNDGRRPVTAEAHNRQGKKMPSYISSEVKVKDSEPGLLFPSTSMAANVVDEVVDIETDGNLDEENFSDKIEQGVADEVHRFPFQLPPPPPLPRKFYLQDLGENENVAVDVDGPEEMVDVDII, from the exons ATGGTGGAAACCAAGCAATTAAAGACAAAGCCATGCCTTATGTTCCGAAAAGGTCGCTGTTCCCGTCACAATTGCTCTTTTGCCCACGGCGAGGCTGAACTACGTCGGTTTTCCAGATCATTCAACG GTAGACAGGACTATGGAGTTGCTGACTTAAGAGAGAAGATTGGGAGAAGGCGTTCACCAATACATAGAAATTCACCAGGCAGAGACGCAAGAGTAGATTCAAGAGTGTCTCAAG GATATACTACACCTCGATTATATGGGAAATCAAG TGACAGGGAACACAGGAGACGGCAGTTTGATGTCCGGAATGATAGTGGTAGAAATTTGAGAATATCAGACAGTATCGAAGATAAAGCCAATGACAGGAAGGTCTTATCTTCAAATTCTAAAGGGAATTCTGATGAGCAG TTGAACCATGTAAGACGTGAAATTCAAATCCTGGAAGACCACAAGACTAGGCTTAAG ATGTTCCTGGAAGAAAAGGACCAAGCAGTAGATACTCTAAATTCTAGAATTCAAGAACTAGAAATGCAACTGTTCAAAGAGAAAGATGACTGCGAAAG GATCATATCAGCGACTAAGAAGTTCATTAAAGCACATAATCGCCACACTCGTTTACAGAAAGAACTTTCGAG GTCAGAAGCAAGGCTGCAGAAGCTTGGGGACCAACTAGGCTCAGATGTGGTTGAACCTGGTCCCATTGAAGAGGACACAAGGATCAATATTGTAAGTGACGGAGACCCCATAGCTAATCGAGTGGTGAGTCCTCAGATTGAGGTGCAAAACCTTGCTTCCTCAAGCAAGAAAAGGCAGCGGAGTCTGATTACTGAAGGGGAAGGGCAACTAAAGCAAG CAGCAACTGTAGCAGAAGAAGGAAGTAAGCGGAAAGCAATGAGATCAGAGAAACATTTGCGTTCTGATGTGCATCATGATCATCTTTACGGTAACAAGGAACCTACTGTAGATGGAAATGATGGCCGGAGACCTGTGACGGCTGAAGCCCATAATAGACAGGGGAAAAAGATGCCTTCTTATATTTCTTCAGAGGTTAAG GTTAAGGATTCTGAACCCGGCCTTCTATTCCCCTCAACTAGCATGGCTGCTAATGTAGTGGATGAAGTTGTTGACATTGAAACTGATGGAAATCTTGACGAGGAAAACTTTTCTGACAAAATCGAACAGGGAGTTGCAGATGAGGTTCATAGGTTTCCGTTTCAACTGCCACCACCACCTCCTCTACCTCGGAAATTCTACTTACAG GATCTTGGGGAAAATGAGAATGTAGCCGTTGATGTTGATGGTCCTGAAGAGATGGTGGATGTTGACATTATCTAA